The nucleotide sequence atcaccggcaccgccctcacctggttcacatcatatctcactaatcgacaacaattcatcaaggtcaacaactgcacatcacccaccgcccccctgtcccatggtgtccctcaaggatcagtacttggccccctcctctttatcctgtacctcctccccctcggcaacatcatccgccgccacaacctacacttccattgctacgccgacgatatccaactctacatctccaccaacaccaccgccaccaccaccctcccctctctctccagctgcctggccgacattaaatcctggatgaggaaaaattttctcctgctaaactgtgacaagactgatctcatccttatcggacctaaatcactcacaccatttccccacccccccattaccattgataacaccaccctatctccttctgctcacatccgcaacctcggtgtgatatttgacagcaacctcacttttgaaccccacattaatcagatcaccaaaactgcctatttccatctccgcaacgtcgcccgtctccgccccttcctctccttctcagccgctgaaaccctcattcatgccttcgtcacttcccgccttgactactgcaatagcgttctcttcggctccacctccaaagttctcaataaacttcaactcattcaaaactctgctgcccgactcctcacccgaacctgttctcacgaccatatcacacccgtcctgcggaacctccattggctccccatttcacaccgcatccagtacaaactgcttctcctcaccttcaagtccatccataatctagccccctcttaccttaccgatttgctcctcccctacaccccccccaggaatctccgttcctcccacacaaacctcctttccatcccgcacaggaccagccggcgacattggggggacagagccttcgccattgccgcccccacactctggaactcactcccccatgccctccgtgactgcaccaacctcaccacatttaaatcccttttaaagactcacctttttagatctgctttccttaagtgattctgtattttatcttgaacttgtttactatctactgattttaattatctgttttgttctatcttattgtattttatgtacagcgtctttgagcttttggaaaagcgctttataaataaaatttattattattattattattattactatcagTGGTAGTAATATCTGCAGTAGTACTATCAGTGGTAGTAATATCTGCAGTAGTACTATCAGTGGTAGTAGTATCTACAGTAGTACCATCAGTGGTAGTAATATCTGCAGTAGTACTATCAGTGATAGTAGTATCTGCAGTAGTACTATCACTGATAGTACTACTGCAGATATTACTATCAGTGATAGTAGTATCTGCAGTAGTACTATCAGTCATAGTATCTGCAGTAGTACTATCAGTGGTAGTAATATCTGCAGTAGTACTATCAGTGATAGTAGTATCTGCAGTAGTACTATCAGTGGTAGTAATATCTGCAGTAGTACTATCAGTGGTAGTAATATCTGCAGTAGTACTATCAGTGATAGTAGTATCTGCAGTAGTACTATCAGTGATAGTAGTATCTGCAGTAGTACTATCAGTGATAGTAGTATCTGCAGTAGTACTATCAGTGGTAGTAATATCTGCAGTAGTACTATCAGTGGTAGTAATATCTGCAGTAGTACTATCAGTGATAGTAATATCTGCAGTAGTACTATCAGTGATAGTAGTATCTGCAGTAGTACTATCAGTGGTAGGAATATCTGCAGTAGTACTATCAGTGATAGTAGTATCTGCAGTAGTACTATCAGTGGTAGTAATATCTGCAGTAGTACTATCAGTGGTAGTAATATCTGCAGTAGTAATATCTGCAGTAGTACCATCAGTGGTAGTAATATCTGCAGTAGTACTATCAGTGGTAGTAGTATCTACAGTAGTACCATCAGTGGTAGTAATATCTGCAGTAGTACCATCAGTGGTAGTAATATCTGCAGTAGTACTATCAGTAATAGTAATATCTGCAGTAGTACTATCAGTGGTAGTAATATCTGCAGTAGTACTATCAGTGGTAGTAATATCTGCAGTAGTACTATCAGTGGTAGTAATATCTGCAGTAGTACTATCAGTGGTAGTAGTATCTGCAGTAGTACTATCAGTGGTACTGAGGTGTCTGCGGTCAAACGTTCTGAACATGTTGTTCTTTCTCTGTTTATCTCCACTTCCTGGTaaaggtaacacacacacatacacacacacacacacacacacacacacacacacacacacacacacacacacacacacacacctacacacacacacacacacacacacacacacacccacacacacacacacacacacacacacacacatactcagtGGTTTCCATGGTTACACCAACTCTTATTCATTCAGACCTGAATTTGTAAACACCTGCAGACCTGAAAGGACCTCAGTACTGTAGTAACTACAATACTGTAGTAACTCAATACTGCAGTACTGAACTACTACAGTATTGTAGTTACTGCAGTACTGAGTTACTACAGTATTGTAGTTACTGCAGTACTAAGTTACTACAGTATTGTAGTTACTGCAGTACTGAGTTACTACAGTAACAGTATAAGAAGAGCTGCATCACactcaggttcaggttcagttGTAGTGCTGGATTCAGGTTTAGttttcaggttcaggttcaggtttagttttcaggtttaggttcaggttcaggtttagGTTTCAGGTTTAGGTACAGGTTTAGttttcaggttcaggttcaggtttagGTTCAGGTTTAGTTTTCAGGTTTACgttcaggttcaggtttagGTTCAGGTTTAGTTTTCAGGTTTAGGTTCAGGTTTAGGTTTCAGGTTTAGGTTCAGGTTTAGTTTTCAGGTTCAGGATTAGGATCAGGTTTAGTTTTCAGGTTTatgttcaggttcaggtttaggttcaggtttagttttcaggttcaggttcaagTTTACGTTTAGGTTTAGGTTTAGGTTCAGTTTTAGGTTCAGGTTTAGGTTTAGGTTCAGGTTTAGGTTCAGTTTTAGGTTTAGGTTAAGGTTTAGTTTTCAGGTTTAGGTTTAGGTTTAGGTTCAGGTTTAGTTTTCAGCTTTAGTTTCAAGTTTAGGTTCAGTTTTAGGTttaggttcaggttcaggttcagacTCTGGAGGAACTCAGATCTGCTGTCAGGTGCCACTAACTGGACTTCAGAGTTCTGAACTATGAAGCAGGTTCAACAGATCCACACTCCAGCTCCTCAGggtcagttaccatggagatcttgCTCCGCAcggtcagttaccatggagatctaactccgCAGggtcagttaccatggagatctaaccaGGTAAGAAGAGAGCTGCTGTAAACTGACTCTCAGCTCTACACACCTGCTGATCCTCTGGTCAATAACTCCATCAATAACCAATCAGACTTATTGGTTATTTCCACTCACAGAAAGTAAAAGTTAGATTCAACTATACAcaactgcgtgtgtgtgtgtgtgtgtgtgtctgtgtgtgtgtgtgtgtgtgtgtgtgtgtgtgtgtgtgtgtgtgtgtgtgtgtgtgtgtgtgtagagaggGTGTAGTgtaggtgcgtgtgtgtgtatgagtgagtgtgtgtgtgcgtgtgtgtgtgtgtacgtgtgtgtgtggctgcagcTTGTCATGCAACGCTGCTCAATGTGAACATGCTCTCACGCAATGTGGCTGAGTCCTGTTTCGATGACGTCACACACACTTCCtggcagagaggaaaaaacattcTTGTCATGTGACCTCCCTGATggtggttaccatggtgaccgCTGCCTTGATTTAACGTCTTCGTGGGTTTAAGGGGTTTGTTGTGGGATTAAAGCGCGTTTCGTGAGTTTACAGCTTGATTTAAGGTGTTTAATGGGCTTATTACTGagttaaatgattttatttggTTTGTTGCTGCTAATTAACTTGCAGAAATGTACTTTAGACAcaaatatggtgtttttattagTCGGATTaactgaagtttgaaaatgatttttatcTTGTTGTTGCTCGTTTTTAAAAGCCCTTCAGGTGGCACTGCAGCGGCAGTCGGATTGggagacaagaagaagaagaggaagaggaggaagaagcgGTAATGGACGtaaacaaacagctgcaggtGAGTTTCTGTAAAATTTCGGCGTTTCACCTCTAAACTGATTTATTGAAGCTGTTTCTGCTGAACATCGAAACACGAAGCCGCTCCGTTTGATTAGCTGTTGCTAGCACCATTAGCTTCCTCACCGTTAAACTCCCTGTTAGCGTGTTAGCTCAGCGTTAGCTTAGCGTTAGCATGCTCACCGGAGTTAGTTTCTTTCGTTTTTGTGGATTTAAAGTCTAAAAATCAAAGAGGAGTGTGACGCAGTTGGCTCCGTTAGCTCTCTGATGATGatattttggagaaaaaagtTTATAAAAGCGTCATAATATTATTAGTAAGTTTAATTTTATGCGTTCAACAAGTAGTTTagagtttatttattaatataatagaatacactgtaaaaaaaaaagtttttactgtacagttccggtgttccagtttaactggtgatcaggtgaactggtgatagtttctgtctccagatgtttcgtccgcagattcgtccagaccagacctggctgtgtgtgaaataaagataccagataaagaagaccgaAAAACGTCAGCATCactgcttaataaagtctatgtccatgtaaatatcatctacagacagtaaaaagaaatgtgctaaaaaaataaaaaacacgtatttttatgACCGGTGAGACGAAACGAAACGATGTTATCCAGCGGTAAAATTATGAGAACACCGTCTTCCTCATCATGCCACCGATCAGTCTGATAAACATCCCGCTTCATCTACATAGATCTCTGTTATTCTGTCAGGTGTTGAACACCTGGTGGTTGTTCAGGAAACATGTCCAGGTtaactggggataatcacaagTTGTCACAACAAGAAATGACGTTTAGGAGGTGGATGACTGaacgtgtttttattgttttctgagtgactagttttgataatgtggtctcagtttgttctgatgtattttatcagatccagctgatgttctgctgcgtgttgttctgatgtattttatcagatccagctaatgttctgctgcgtgttgttctgatgtattttatcagagcaggctgatgttctgctgcgtgctgttctgatgtattttatcagatccagctaatgttctgctgcgtgttgttctgatgtattttatcagatccaggtgatgttctgctgtgtgttgttctgatgtattttatcagatccagctgatgttctgctgcgtgttgtgatgtattttatcagatccagctgattttctgctgtgtgttgttctgatgtattttatcagatccagctgatgttctgctgcgtgttgtgatgtattttatcagatccagctgattttctgctgcgtgttgttctgatgggaggctgctgaggctctgagtgtttctgagaacaaacctgAGTTAAACCTggagttctgctctggatctgttccactgaactcagactaacacacagcagtggacgagcttctatgttgtgggttttcttggtgagacattaattagttttgtgtctcattattaACCAGGCGGAGAGGATCATCAGTGCCTCCCTCCCAGCTCTCCAGGACATCTACCAAGAACGCTGCATATGCAGGGCCAACTCCATCATGAAGGACCCCTCCCACCCCTCACATGGACTGGTTGTTGCCCTTCCATCAGGAAAGAGACTGCGTAGCATCAGAACCCACACATCAaggttctgcagcagcttcttcccacaggcaGTCAGACTGTTGAACTCCCTGCAGCTACAACACATGTAGACCTGCACCCATCACCTCCATACCCAAACCTGCATCACAATAATCTCACTCACTATCACCCCAGTAGCTAGTATGATTGTGTCTGATGTAtgcttgtgcttttgttttgtttttgttttcttatctagtttagtctttttaaattatcttatatttagaatagaatagaatattcttattgtcattatacaatgtataatgagattgcagagcttctcctttacagtgctaggaaatcttaaagatagtgcaaaaacaatctatttacgtatatacaatataaataacagagataaataacggagtgaatataaatagcagtgaatgagacagtggtgtatattgcacagatacactatgttgttggctttgtgtgagatgtgagagttcagggtggtgatggctctcagaaagaaactgtttttaagtctgtttgtcctcgctttaatgcatctgtaaacgccttccagagggcaacagatcaaaaagctgagaaccgggatgtgaactgtccttgataatgttctgagctctgctgaggcaccgggtggagtagatgtccatgagggaggggagaggacagccaACGATCCTCTGAAGCCTcactctgtctgcctcagtgcagctcctgtaccaggtggaaatacagaacatcagcaggttctctatggatgagctgtagaaggtcagcagcagcttcctgtccaggttgtttttCTGAGGACTCTCAGGAAGTGTAGCTGCTGCTGAGCCTTCTTTATGACAGCCGTCATGTtgtctgtccaggagaggtcatcgGAGATCTGGACTCCCAGGAACCTGAATGTGTGGACTCTCTCCACACACTCGCCGTTGATGTAGAGGGGGGGTGGATCAGTTCtgttcctcctgaagtccatgatgatctcctttgtctttgaggtgtttAGTGTCAGGATGTTTACTGAACACCAGGTTGTGAGTTTCTGGACCTCCTCTCTATGTGTCATCAGCAAATTTGACCatgatgttgtttctgtgaGCTGGTCTGCAGTCATAGGTGTAGAGACAGTACAGgagggggctcagcacacagccctgtGGTGTACCAGTGGAGGAAAGGTGGGGACCAAGTCTCACAGACTGGGGTCTGTTGGTTAAAAAGTCCTTAATCCAGCTGCATGTGAGAGAGGGGAGGCCCAGGGTGTCCAGTTTGTTTATCAGGATGTCTGGTATGATTGTGTTGAAAGCCGAGCTGTAATCCAAAAAGAGCATCCTGGCATAGCTCTGTGGTTGTTCCAGGTGGGTCAGCACAGCGTGCAGAGCTATGGCGATGGCGTCCTCTGTGGATCTGTTCGCTCGGTATGCAAACTGGTGGGAGTCGAGTGTGGGGGGGAGACAGTCTTTGATGTGCCGGAGAACCAGtctctcaaagcacttcattttatttattcttaacttttTTGTAGTATTACCctcatttctgcactgtgaaatGGATGTGAGAAACGTCATTTCGTTTAACTGTACTACGTACattgctgaatgacaataaaagctGAAGTTGAAGTGTTCAACAGCTGGCAGGATGACAGATCTATGTGTATGAAGCGGGATGTTTGTTGGACTGATTGGTGGCatgatgagtaaaaatgtgttctCATAATTTTACCGCTGGATAACATCGTTTCGTTTCGTCTCACCGTTcataaaaatacgtgttttttatttctccagcacatttctttttactgtctgtaggtgatatttacatggatatagactttattaaatgGTGATGCCGACATTTTTCGGCAAGATCTTCTTCATCTAGTATCTTTACTATCGCACAGCCAGGTCTGGTCTGGACGAATCtgaggacgaaacatctggagaaggaaactatcaccagttaacctgatcaccagccTGGAACACCGGCAGCTGTGGTCGCCAGAACGCTAAAACGacggtaaaacattttctgcatttacgATGAAGAAATGTATCGATATAGTTGATTTTAAAGTTAATAaacgtgcttcattccatattttactgtaagaaaaaacaagttttaacctttaaaaatgtgaacatttacatgaaaataccatgTAAGATAAAATTTGTGTAACATAgcaatattacagcatttttccaacatcagcacaacagttggcgtatttaacattaaatgtgttttttttaaacaaaaattgtggttaaagctgtcataaatattaaagcatatgtccgttattaacacaaaagtaagaaactgtgttttttacatgtaataaatgtagaaattgcTGTGTTacttattaaataaataaatagtacagcatgtttccattaccagcacaacaatatgtacatgtAACTAGAaaaattgtgttctttttgagaattaaacacaaaaattacagtattgttaaACATATTacggcatttttccattaaaactgcAGGAGTcaggaaatgctttttttcaagagaaaaacatctaaaagacGCACTTTTCTCCTGGTGAACCTGTTTACAGTGAGTCAGTGTTAAATAgactgcatcaaactgttttagcgTTTGCAAATTTTAGATTCCTTTATTAGTTCCACAAGAGGAAATCTACAACATCTCAGCAGCACAGTGACGTAAGAGAAATCAAAAGAACATATCTATGAAGTAAAGACAAGATAtgtacaatataaataagaaaaaaatacacacaaggaTCCTAACAACACACAATTTAAGAATATATacattaatatataatatatgcacaaTTTAATGAAGCTGTTAAGAACTGAAGTGGTTTTAGTGGTTAATGAATGCTAATAAATGTTAGATAATTCTACAGTAAATGTATCGCAGAGAACACACCGACAACCAACgcgcaataaataaataccatttaaagtaaaaatcagaaaaataaacatcagtAAATAATTAAAGTGTTTAGTAGTGAGAACTGACTCTAAAATGGTGGGTTGGTGGAAAGACTTTTAGACGTAGAAGAAACTTTGAGGTGTGTGGGATGGTCTGGAGATGTTTAAATTAAGTATCTTTCAGTTAAGATATGGTTCTGTGTGGGAACGTTCTCCGTTATTTAATCATATTCAGACCAGAGACCTGAAGCTCGGCTGCTTCATTCAGACCCAGTGATGTAAACAGACAATAATTCATTAATAAACTACCAACTTTAAGAACGGTAGAACGTTCTGTGTGATGATGGTCAGTAGAACGTTCTGCGTGATGATGGTCAGTAGAACGTTCTGCGTGATGATGGTCAGTAGAACGTTCTGCGTGATGATGGTCAGTAGAACGTTCTGCGTGATGATGGTCAGTAGAACCTCCTGTGTGATGATGATCAGTAGAACGTTCTGACTGCTGGGAGGAGCTCAGGACTCACCTGGAGCTGATTATTTACCTGCAGACTCCATGTCAGGGATCAGTTTCCATCAACACAAACAGTTCAAccgaaataaaaaccaaaacacacgatttcaaaaatatacacaacaaagaaagaaatacacaaaaacacacaaaactacaacgatcaacatgtttgtttctgccGTTTTTCCAATCCATCATATTCTAGTTGTTAGGGActcatcaccatggcaacacagACCAGGTGGTGTCCTCAGAGTCCTGATTCTACCTGAATATTCACCTGAATATTCACCTGAAGCCTTCCATTTCCTGCAGAGTTAAACGTCCAATCAGCGGCCGGTGATGTCGTGGGTGAAGCAGCGGTACCGTGACATCAGCCCCGTGACCCTGCAGGTGGTGGGCGGAGCCGTGAGCTCCAGTCTGTACtgtggggaggtggaggggcTCCTAGGGGCCACGGCCGGGCTGGTGGAGTCCTTCCTGGTGGAGCTCTATCGCTGCAAACTCTGTCAGTTCACCTGCTTCCTGAAGGCCTCCATCAGCAGCCACTTGCTGCTCAGGCACCGCCCCCCCGGCCTCACCTGCCTGGGGGGCGGGGCTGAGGGTGGAGAGGAGGCGGGGCTGCAGCGGGGGGCGTCGCCTTATCAGCTGGACCTGAACGGAGAAGCGAAGCAGAGCGACGAGGACGAGGACTTCCTGCTCTACAACATGCTGGACAACATGAGCCCGCCCACATGTGACATCAGCACCGAGGGGGGGCTGCAGGTTGCACACACCTGTGAGGTGACACTCCTGacgtgcacacactcacacaccgacacacacacacacacacacacacacacacacacacacaggttctttatcagtgatcagagttctaccttcatactttGAATacttccagagttccaggtccttgaagtccatagaggtggtccagatttatcactttttaatggacttttccatcatttctgatcctcagaacttcatcagtccagcagatagaaccatgacatttaggaggagaaacacatctgagttctggtaaaaactgacaccagatcagtttaaatccatccaggtgtcacagtctgaacactggatctggtttctgtttattttctctaGAACCAGCCTATATTTTATGACAGGATCATCCAACAGACACGATTCATTCTGTGGAAAAAGAACTTTCTAATAAACTCAtatttttgaacttttatttttcttggttttagtttttaatctgcagttttttttgaagagttttaaaatgagacatagaatgaagtgtttttaataatctgatgattctgtttttatggtgatttcTTTAAACCCCTGTTGTtagttctggttgtggttccgGTGTGTTTTCTGagcgtccgtccgtccgtctgcaGGTCAGCACTCTGTTTGAGGAGGAGGACTCGTCAATGTTCCCTCTGAAGAGGAGCTCTGTGGACCTGTCCTGTCCAATGGACCCCCCCTCCACCCAGGAGCAGATGGCGCAGTCTGCTCACCTCATGACTCTGGGTCTCTGTCGGATCTCCAAACcgccccctcctccctccacgACCTCCCCTGTCCAGAACCCCCCGCCCCCCCAGGCGCCAGCTCCGCCCCCCGACAGGCTGTCGTGTCTCCTGTGTCCGCTGACGCTGCCGTCCCGCCGGCTGCTGGACGTCCATGTCAGGTCTCACCGCCCCGCCGGCGGCTTCAGCTGCATCTGCTGCCGACGGACGGCCGACAGCTGGGAGGAGCTCCAGCCTCACTGGAGcgtctgcaggaggaggaggagggaggagctgggagacaggaggaggaggaagaaggcgGTGGCCTGTCAGAGGACGTTCAGGAACACCGCATCACGAAACGCTCCGACTCACAAATACAGCAGATCCTCAGGTCAGCCTCAGtcatcataatcatcatcatcatcagtagcCCAGAACGCTGCTAACGCTGGAGATGATTGGCTTTCAGATGAGTGGAGGGAGCAGCTGATTGGACGAGCTGAAGGGAAGAAGAAGGAGCAACTTGACAGGTAAACTAAAGGAAATGAACAAATCTGAGCTGAAAGAGTCTGAATATGATCACAGTGTCCAGATATTCTcacaaaatgtgatgaaaaaataCGATGAatggaaaaaagacattttaaacacGAGAGAATCTGatcaaatgtgtttaaaatgtgatcaaatgttttaaatctataaCACTGTTTTAGTTATTAACATGTGACTCGTGTTTCCACAAGACCTCCAGGTGATTCGCTGCAGAACGTCTCAGAGACCAAGAAGAAgaccaggaggaagaggaacgAAGGGACGGAGACGTCAGAGCAGCCGGCCTTCACCTGCTCTCTGTGTCATAGGTAACACCTACACGACACAGTAGCTACCTGGGGCCGGCCCCTGATTGGTCCATTCAGCTGTGATGTTTCTTCTCTGCAGGAAGTTCTCCTCCAAGCTCACTCTCAGGCGTCACCTGGGTGTCCACGGAGGAGACAAACCCTTCACCTGTCCTCACTGTACCTacagcagcagactgaaggCCTCGCTGCTGCAGCACCTGAGGActcacacaggtaacacacacacacctgaggactcacacaggtaacacacacacacctgaggactcacacaggtaacacacacacacctgaggactcacacgggtaacacacacacctgaggactcacacaggtaacacacacacctgaggactcacacaggtaacacacacacacctgaggactcacacagttaacacacacacacctga is from Amphiprion ocellaris isolate individual 3 ecotype Okinawa chromosome 10, ASM2253959v1, whole genome shotgun sequence and encodes:
- the LOC111581728 gene encoding zinc finger protein 335-like, which translates into the protein MSWVKQRYRDISPVTLQVVGGAVSSSLYCGEVEGLLGATAGLVESFLVELYRCKLCQFTCFLKASISSHLLLRHRPPGLTCLGGGAEGGEEAGLQRGASPYQLDLNGEAKQSDEDEDFLLYNMLDNMSPPTCDISTEGGLQVAHTCEVSTLFEEEDSSMFPLKRSSVDLSCPMDPPSTQEQMAQSAHLMTLGLCRISKPPPPPSTTSPVQNPPPPQAPAPPPDRLSCLLCPLTLPSRRLLDVHVRSHRPAGGFSCICCRRTADSWEELQPHWSVCRRRRREELGDRRRRKKAVACQRTFRNTASRNAPTHKYSRSSDEWREQLIGRAEGKKKEQLDRPPGDSLQNVSETKKKTRRKRNEGTETSEQPAFTCSLCHRKFSSKLTLRRHLGVHGGDKPFTCPHCTYSSRLKASLLQHLRTHTGEKPYRCAECPYASIDRSSLLRHSRTHSQVKPYRCQHCDYSSIQKKSLDLHARRHHTGEAFPCQQCDYSSPDRQLLLRHIRRHHTPSHHTAL